A genomic stretch from Sphingobacterium sp. ML3W includes:
- a CDS encoding ribonuclease H-like YkuK family protein, whose product MRWQKYNGESIRSTIFDAVEEVIKREDALGNKLKVYIGTDSQVKRGIIDFATVIVFLREHKGGFMFIQRDKRHHRMSIKERMLLEVQKSIDIAYQLCPLLEKHKVDLEVHADINTNPNFQSNVALKEAMGYIMGMGFVFKAKPESFASTNCANKQVQ is encoded by the coding sequence ATGAGATGGCAAAAATACAATGGCGAATCCATTCGCTCCACGATTTTCGATGCTGTTGAGGAAGTCATTAAACGAGAAGACGCCTTAGGCAACAAACTCAAGGTTTATATCGGTACCGATTCCCAAGTAAAGAGAGGAATCATCGACTTCGCCACCGTCATCGTCTTTCTCAGGGAACATAAAGGTGGATTTATGTTTATCCAACGGGACAAAAGGCATCACCGAATGAGTATTAAAGAACGGATGCTACTCGAAGTCCAAAAATCCATCGACATCGCCTACCAACTCTGCCCCCTCCTCGAAAAACACAAAGTAGACCTAGAAGTCCACGCCGACATTAACACCAATCCAAATTTTCAGTCAAATGTAGCCCTCAAAGAAGCCATGGGATATATTATGGGTATGGGGTTCGTATTTAAGGCCAAACCTGAGTCTTTTGCGAGCACCAATTGCGCCAATAAACAGGTGCAGTAG
- the pnuC gene encoding nicotinamide riboside transporter PnuC has translation MQDFFQQIASQFVQTTWLEWLGTLTGFLCVYLAAKQNIWNWPISIISVVSYAILFYDAKLYGDTVLQFYFLSTAVYGWYYWHKRKEEKKKPIVKANRNQLILSILVIICLTAAIGYLLDSKTNSDVPYIDAFCTSVSFVAQFLMTRKVLQNWLLWVFVDICYIPLYVHKELMLTAVLYLVFAIIAWNGYRDWQKTYKNFA, from the coding sequence ATGCAAGATTTTTTTCAGCAGATTGCCAGTCAATTTGTCCAAACTACTTGGCTCGAATGGTTAGGTACACTAACTGGCTTCCTTTGTGTCTATTTGGCCGCAAAGCAAAATATATGGAACTGGCCGATTAGCATTATCAGTGTGGTCTCCTATGCCATTCTTTTCTATGATGCAAAACTCTACGGCGATACCGTATTACAATTTTACTTTCTATCCACAGCCGTATATGGTTGGTATTATTGGCATAAGCGAAAAGAAGAAAAAAAGAAACCGATTGTTAAGGCCAATAGAAATCAACTCATCTTGAGCATACTTGTCATTATCTGTTTGACAGCCGCAATAGGCTACCTTTTGGACAGTAAAACAAATTCCGACGTCCCTTATATTGACGCATTCTGTACTTCAGTTAGCTTTGTGGCTCAGTTTCTAATGACGAGGAAAGTACTTCAGAACTGGCTTCTCTGGGTTTTTGTCGATATCTGCTATATTCCATTGTATGTACACAAAGAGCTTATGCTAACAGCTGTACTGTATCTCGTATTCGCCATTATTGCCTGGAATGGCTACCGTGACTGGCAAAAAACCTATAAAAATTTTGCGTAA
- a CDS encoding ATP-binding protein has protein sequence MGKELIKIAVVGPESTGKSTMAQYLAEKFQTVCVPEYSRYYCQSLNNKYTLQDEVNMFYGQVALEEALLPLAKGNILICDTTFMTVKIWSDHLFNHTPKEVTDKIQQHPYDLYLLMDIDLPWQDDPLRDFPEQREHFMEIWKTELEAVGGQYRIISGEGQQRLENGLTAVNDFLTLI, from the coding sequence GTGGGAAAAGAGTTAATAAAAATTGCAGTCGTAGGCCCCGAGTCTACAGGAAAGTCAACCATGGCACAGTATCTCGCTGAAAAATTTCAAACAGTCTGTGTACCGGAGTATTCGCGCTATTACTGTCAGAGTCTCAATAATAAATATACGCTGCAGGATGAGGTCAACATGTTTTATGGACAAGTTGCTTTGGAAGAAGCACTCCTTCCATTAGCAAAGGGTAACATCCTGATCTGTGACACCACTTTTATGACCGTGAAAATCTGGTCTGACCATCTATTCAATCATACACCAAAAGAGGTTACCGATAAGATTCAGCAACACCCCTATGACCTATACCTACTAATGGATATAGATCTACCTTGGCAAGACGATCCATTAAGAGATTTTCCAGAGCAACGAGAACATTTTATGGAGATATGGAAAACAGAGTTAGAAGCCGTCGGTGGTCAATATCGCATTATCTCAGGAGAGGGACAGCAGCGATTGGAAAATGGTTTAACAGCTGTTAACGATTTTCTGACATTGATTTGA
- a CDS encoding BrxA/BrxB family bacilliredoxin: MYPEYLVAPMRQELVDAGFEELKTPEAVDTAIASEGTVFVVVNSVCGCAAANARPAAKAAVKNEKHPAKLVTVFAGMETDAVNTARNYMLPYPPSSPAMALFKDGKLVHMIERHMIEGRPAQMIADNLVAAFDEYC; the protein is encoded by the coding sequence ATGTATCCAGAATATTTAGTAGCTCCAATGCGTCAAGAATTAGTTGATGCGGGATTCGAAGAATTAAAAACTCCAGAAGCAGTTGATACTGCAATTGCTTCAGAAGGAACTGTTTTTGTAGTTGTTAACTCCGTTTGTGGTTGTGCGGCAGCGAATGCACGTCCTGCAGCAAAAGCGGCTGTAAAAAACGAAAAACATCCTGCAAAACTAGTTACTGTTTTCGCAGGTATGGAAACTGATGCTGTTAACACAGCACGTAACTACATGTTGCCTTACCCTCCATCTTCTCCAGCAATGGCGTTGTTCAAAGACGGTAAATTGGTTCACATGATTGAAAGACATATGATTGAAGGTCGCCCGGCACAAATGATCGCTGACAATTTAGTCGCTGCATTTGACGAGTACTGCTAA
- a CDS encoding amidohydrolase yields the protein MRNSPVILFLFSMIFLACSPQERVDLIVYNAHVYTVDSTFSTAQAFAVKDGKFIAIGSDDEIQRKYKAKEKIDAEGKAIYPGFYDAHAHLFDEAELMDQVDLNGADSFEEVIQRVKSYQQKNPNKTWLIGGGWDQNRWKDKSFPTKELLDKAFPDIPVYLIRVDYHAAVVNSKALEWAKLTSIPIIQGGVVGGSNNTPNGLLIDNAMDLVNKTIPVPNEKEYLRMLKRTQDSLLSVGLTSIVDAGLSKERLSLLKKYYKDGALKFRDYAMILGNPQNISSFIAQGFYETDRLEIKSFKLLADGALGSRGACLLAHYHDAPTHGFLLHTPQEYENMIKAIAASNFQANTHAIGDSANRIILDIYGKYLQPHRDRRWRIEHAQIISPTDFDKFRKFQIIPSVQPTHATSDMYWAKDRLGEERMEGAYAYKHLLKEYGKLALGSDFPVEHFNPMYGFHAAVARVDKKGYPNQGFQMQDAISREDALRGMTIWAAYSCFQEKKRGSIEAGKDADFVILQQDILKIPNGQLRNVKTMRTVIAGETVFNRQQ from the coding sequence ATGAGAAACTCTCCAGTTATTCTTTTCCTCTTTTCCATGATCTTCCTTGCTTGTTCTCCGCAAGAAAGAGTAGACCTGATTGTGTACAATGCACATGTTTATACCGTTGATTCCACCTTTAGCACAGCACAGGCATTTGCAGTTAAGGACGGTAAATTTATTGCAATAGGCTCAGACGACGAGATCCAACGAAAGTATAAAGCCAAAGAAAAAATAGACGCTGAAGGGAAAGCGATCTATCCGGGATTCTACGATGCGCACGCTCATCTATTTGATGAAGCCGAACTGATGGATCAGGTCGACCTCAATGGCGCGGATTCTTTCGAAGAAGTGATTCAACGGGTTAAAAGTTATCAGCAAAAGAACCCCAATAAAACCTGGCTCATCGGCGGTGGCTGGGACCAAAATCGCTGGAAAGACAAATCCTTCCCTACAAAGGAACTACTGGACAAAGCTTTCCCAGATATACCAGTGTACCTGATAAGGGTAGATTATCACGCCGCAGTGGTAAACTCCAAAGCCCTGGAATGGGCCAAATTGACAAGCATTCCCATTATTCAGGGCGGCGTTGTCGGTGGAAGCAACAATACACCGAATGGTCTTTTGATCGACAATGCAATGGATCTGGTCAACAAAACAATCCCAGTACCCAATGAAAAAGAGTACTTGAGAATGCTAAAACGAACCCAGGATTCATTACTTTCTGTTGGGCTTACCTCCATTGTAGATGCAGGTTTATCAAAAGAAAGACTCAGCCTATTAAAAAAATACTATAAAGATGGCGCATTAAAATTTAGAGATTATGCGATGATCCTTGGCAACCCGCAAAATATCTCCTCATTTATAGCACAGGGATTTTACGAAACTGATCGTTTAGAAATCAAATCATTCAAATTACTTGCAGATGGCGCATTAGGCTCAAGGGGCGCCTGCCTCCTCGCTCATTATCATGATGCACCTACCCATGGCTTTCTTCTGCATACCCCACAGGAATATGAAAACATGATCAAAGCGATTGCAGCCAGTAATTTCCAGGCCAACACCCATGCTATCGGTGATTCAGCCAACCGAATTATCTTGGATATCTATGGCAAATATCTACAGCCGCATCGAGATCGGAGATGGCGTATTGAACACGCACAGATTATATCTCCAACCGACTTCGATAAATTCCGAAAATTCCAGATTATTCCCTCTGTGCAGCCAACCCACGCCACATCAGACATGTACTGGGCCAAAGACCGACTGGGCGAAGAGCGAATGGAAGGTGCCTATGCGTACAAGCATCTGTTGAAAGAATATGGTAAACTCGCCCTAGGGAGTGACTTCCCGGTTGAACATTTCAATCCGATGTATGGTTTTCACGCAGCTGTGGCTCGTGTTGATAAAAAAGGTTACCCAAACCAGGGCTTCCAAATGCAGGATGCTATCAGTCGGGAAGATGCACTGCGCGGAATGACCATCTGGGCAGCATACTCCTGCTTTCAGGAGAAAAAACGCGGAAGCATAGAAGCCGGCAAAGATGCTGATTTTGTCATCCTCCAACAAGACATCCTCAAAATACCGAACGGACAATTGCGGAACGTAAAAACAATGCGGACGGTGATTGCTGGAGAAACTGTTTTCAATAGACAACAATAA
- a CDS encoding GLPGLI family protein → MKYSLSFLLSVTIQILFAQENSPAIAKVHYEFKHINDTTQRDQFIRDETITYLNQQASYYTSYSTDRMQDEVKKQMDAPSFDGNITIQTRTTPLGASYLLDVNNNKMTELISVAGDKFAIPQTYPAQEWEVLADHKEIGGYSCQNAKTTFKGRTYEVWFTTELPFPYGPWKLHGLPGLILDARDSKNEVVFAYAGFDKLEDSKVQVALPQDVITTSLEEVQKIQAAFKANPQAYMNAQSAKSRSISVGSGNAITVKSGSSAGMKTGDGGMDVSRIKSFNIRKDELYKPSKVTNNPIELIP, encoded by the coding sequence ATGAAATATTCATTATCCTTCTTATTATCGGTGACGATACAGATTCTATTTGCTCAAGAAAATTCGCCAGCAATAGCTAAAGTACATTACGAATTCAAACACATTAATGACACCACGCAACGTGATCAATTTATTCGCGACGAAACGATCACCTACCTTAATCAACAGGCCAGTTACTATACCTCATACTCCACAGATCGTATGCAGGATGAGGTCAAAAAACAGATGGATGCCCCCTCCTTTGACGGGAATATAACTATCCAGACACGAACAACTCCTTTAGGGGCATCGTATTTACTAGATGTCAACAACAACAAAATGACAGAATTGATATCCGTTGCCGGGGACAAATTTGCTATACCTCAAACTTACCCAGCTCAAGAATGGGAAGTATTAGCTGATCATAAGGAGATCGGAGGATACAGTTGTCAAAATGCAAAAACAACTTTCAAAGGTCGCACCTATGAAGTATGGTTTACGACAGAGCTGCCATTTCCTTACGGACCTTGGAAACTTCATGGACTACCAGGACTCATTTTGGATGCAAGGGATTCAAAAAACGAGGTCGTTTTTGCATATGCCGGATTTGATAAACTGGAAGACAGCAAAGTACAGGTGGCCCTACCACAAGACGTGATTACAACCTCACTGGAGGAAGTTCAAAAAATCCAAGCTGCATTTAAAGCAAATCCACAGGCCTATATGAACGCTCAATCGGCAAAGAGTCGAAGTATCAGTGTAGGTTCCGGCAATGCCATTACTGTTAAAAGCGGTTCAAGCGCTGGTATGAAAACAGGAGATGGTGGTATGGATGTGTCTAGGATCAAAAGTTTTAATATCCGGAAAGATGAACTATATAAGCCTTCTAAAGTCACCAATAATCCGATTGAGTTAATACCTTAA
- a CDS encoding carboxypeptidase-like regulatory domain-containing protein produces the protein MISGKVLEANTHKPIPFASVNILSENKIVAFKTTDKEGRFMMQLSKEYTTVYLQIHHLTYEKFEQQIDKKSTDLRIVLTPKTNLLKDVVVKSKPKVSRSNDTISYDVGSFAKEEDRNIGDIIKRLPGMEVTESGLIKYQDKTVSKLYIDGDDLLEDRYGIGTRTIPHKMVKDIQVLDNHEHYKVLKNKRFTDDVAINLVIKEDAKLKLTGQAKIAAGTPNNYDPELNSILFNKKVKMLNVLSANNIGRDLSGDVVGNNQSSLLTKFGSSSINNLLATSTTGAPNIPKNNYYFNNTGSLNTNNLYNFKNKWQLKSNIQLLFDKERQNNTASTRYLLNGGDVSFEEQNGIKAEKWLGAARLSASVNTEKKYISEILSFEYEKRDIKALLTNSTSKIDQFQKHHIKGISNQFSYIPQLKNNDIIAVNWTLNYGNKPQSLQIYPGVFPEILNDSIPYKSTIQQIEVPSFFTEVSTGYHFNKSKIKQHYQIGFNTDRQHFTSLLYLQDNEQIDRRPRQNTSNDLHWSRSQVFITPQYDWKNDRFEAHLDIPITYLITQYEDNTQAMDVSKNSWLINPGLKARWRVSQEDYLQFGYQYSQDIGNIEDVFHGAVLRNYRMLSQNNAALNESQKHAFNLNYNLARTLKVLFANAGISYSRLSSNTMLSSIIKDDITENILVNMDNLQEHWSSQIGFDKYIFPLASTLKLKGSIAYSRFNQLLNSSVVPIKSINYTLQPSLEAKIFKSYNVSYTGTLNWNRSQQQGKDHLIRNKTTMMIHNLGFPISPFKNGYIRVNIRNLSTFQTNMKNASYTFIDVFARYRLNKWKTDFELDMSNLTNIKNYRTYMTTANMISQNEFELRGRTILLRAVFNL, from the coding sequence ATGATAAGTGGGAAGGTACTAGAAGCAAATACACATAAGCCAATACCTTTCGCAAGTGTAAATATCCTGTCTGAAAATAAAATCGTTGCTTTTAAAACGACTGATAAGGAAGGACGGTTTATGATGCAACTTTCTAAAGAATATACCACCGTCTACCTGCAGATCCACCATCTTACTTACGAAAAATTCGAACAGCAAATTGACAAAAAGTCGACCGATCTCCGGATTGTCTTAACCCCCAAAACCAATCTATTAAAAGATGTCGTAGTGAAGAGTAAACCCAAAGTAAGTCGTTCCAACGACACCATTTCTTATGATGTAGGTTCTTTTGCTAAGGAAGAGGATCGAAATATCGGAGATATCATCAAACGCCTACCCGGTATGGAGGTAACAGAATCCGGCTTAATAAAATATCAGGACAAAACGGTGTCCAAACTTTACATTGACGGTGATGATCTGTTAGAAGATCGTTACGGAATAGGCACGCGAACAATTCCGCACAAAATGGTCAAAGACATTCAGGTCCTCGACAACCATGAACACTATAAAGTACTTAAAAACAAAAGATTTACAGACGATGTAGCAATTAACCTTGTCATCAAAGAAGATGCTAAGTTAAAGTTAACTGGACAGGCTAAAATAGCTGCTGGTACTCCCAATAACTATGACCCCGAGCTAAACTCAATCCTTTTTAACAAAAAAGTTAAAATGCTGAATGTACTCAGTGCAAATAACATCGGTAGGGATCTTTCTGGTGATGTCGTAGGCAATAACCAGTCATCTTTGCTCACCAAGTTTGGCAGTTCCTCTATTAACAATCTCCTTGCAACAAGTACAACTGGAGCTCCCAATATTCCAAAAAACAACTACTACTTTAACAATACAGGTTCCCTCAACACCAATAATCTATATAATTTCAAAAACAAATGGCAATTGAAATCAAATATTCAGCTACTATTTGATAAAGAAAGGCAAAATAATACTGCTAGTACACGATATTTACTCAATGGAGGTGATGTGTCCTTTGAAGAACAAAACGGTATCAAAGCAGAGAAATGGCTAGGTGCGGCAAGACTCTCGGCATCCGTGAATACAGAAAAAAAATACATCAGTGAAATACTCTCCTTTGAATATGAAAAAAGAGATATAAAAGCCCTATTAACAAACTCGACTAGTAAAATTGACCAATTTCAAAAACATCATATCAAAGGGATCAGCAATCAGTTCAGCTATATACCACAATTAAAAAACAACGATATTATAGCAGTTAATTGGACATTAAACTATGGAAATAAACCACAATCTCTACAGATTTATCCAGGTGTTTTTCCTGAAATATTAAATGACAGCATTCCATACAAAAGTACCATTCAGCAGATCGAGGTTCCCTCATTTTTCACTGAGGTTTCGACAGGTTACCACTTCAATAAAAGTAAGATCAAACAGCATTATCAGATCGGTTTCAATACCGACCGCCAACATTTTACTTCATTGTTATATCTTCAAGATAATGAGCAGATAGATAGAAGACCGCGCCAGAATACGAGCAACGATCTACACTGGAGCAGATCTCAAGTGTTCATTACACCACAATATGACTGGAAAAACGATCGCTTCGAGGCTCACCTCGATATCCCGATCACCTATCTGATCACTCAATATGAAGATAATACACAGGCCATGGACGTTTCAAAAAATTCATGGTTGATCAACCCCGGCCTAAAAGCACGCTGGCGAGTCTCCCAAGAAGATTATCTCCAATTTGGTTATCAATATAGCCAGGACATCGGGAATATTGAAGACGTATTCCATGGAGCAGTACTGCGCAATTATAGGATGCTTAGCCAAAACAATGCTGCGCTGAATGAATCCCAAAAACATGCTTTTAATCTCAATTACAATCTGGCGCGTACATTGAAAGTATTATTCGCTAATGCAGGAATCAGCTATTCCAGGCTTTCATCCAACACGATGTTATCCTCAATTATAAAAGACGATATCACAGAGAATATATTGGTTAATATGGACAACCTGCAAGAACATTGGTCCTCACAAATTGGGTTTGATAAATATATATTTCCTTTGGCAAGTACGCTCAAGTTAAAAGGCAGTATAGCATATTCCCGATTCAATCAATTGCTAAACAGTAGTGTTGTTCCCATAAAAAGCATCAATTACACTCTCCAACCTAGTTTAGAAGCAAAAATATTCAAATCATATAATGTATCTTATACAGGTACTCTCAATTGGAATAGAAGCCAGCAACAAGGGAAAGACCATCTGATTCGGAATAAAACAACCATGATGATACATAACTTAGGTTTCCCTATAAGCCCTTTTAAAAATGGCTATATACGCGTAAACATACGTAACCTCTCCACTTTCCAGACGAATATGAAGAATGCGAGTTATACCTTTATAGATGTTTTTGCGCGTTATCGATTGAACAAATGGAAAACTGACTTTGAATTGGATATGAGCAATTTAACGAATATAAAAAATTATCGGACCTACATGACAACAGCCAATATGATTTCCCAAAATGAATTTGAACTACGGGGAAGAACAATTTTACTACGCGCTGTCTTTAATCTTTAG
- the lipA gene encoding lipoyl synthase, whose translation MIELPVIPATPAQRKPDWLRVKLPVGKEYRHVRSLVDEHKLHTICESGNCPNMGECWGAGTATFMILGNICTRSCSFCAVATGRPLPVDLDEPNRVANSVKLMQVKHCVITSVDRDDLKDGGSTIWAETINAIRKESPETTLETLLPDFKGQWDNLDRVIAVRPEVVSHNLETVRRLTREVRVQAKYDRSLECLRRISEAGLRTKSGIMLGLGETEEDVIEAMQDLYNVGVHILTLGQYLQPTKAHHPVIEFITPAQFEKYKKIGLEMGFKYVESGPLVRSSYHAEKHLFDMQ comes from the coding sequence ATGATTGAACTTCCAGTTATTCCGGCAACTCCTGCACAACGCAAGCCAGATTGGTTGCGTGTCAAATTGCCTGTTGGTAAAGAGTATAGACATGTCAGAAGTCTTGTAGATGAGCACAAATTACATACAATTTGTGAGAGTGGAAATTGCCCAAATATGGGTGAGTGTTGGGGGGCAGGAACAGCGACCTTCATGATATTAGGAAATATCTGTACACGTTCATGTTCGTTTTGCGCTGTAGCAACAGGTCGTCCTTTGCCAGTAGACTTGGATGAACCAAATAGGGTAGCCAATTCGGTGAAATTGATGCAGGTAAAACACTGTGTTATCACTTCCGTAGACCGTGATGATCTAAAAGACGGCGGTTCTACAATTTGGGCAGAAACGATCAATGCAATCCGCAAAGAAAGTCCAGAAACAACTTTGGAAACATTATTGCCAGATTTTAAAGGTCAATGGGATAATTTGGATCGTGTCATTGCTGTTCGCCCAGAGGTCGTTTCACATAATCTGGAAACTGTGCGTCGTTTGACCCGAGAAGTTCGTGTTCAGGCGAAATATGACCGTTCTTTGGAATGTTTGCGTCGGATTTCGGAAGCAGGTCTTCGTACGAAGTCGGGTATCATGTTGGGTCTTGGTGAAACGGAAGAAGATGTGATTGAAGCAATGCAGGACTTGTATAATGTTGGTGTTCATATTTTGACTCTCGGACAATATTTACAGCCAACGAAAGCACATCATCCCGTTATTGAATTTATCACACCAGCTCAATTTGAAAAATATAAAAAAATTGGTTTGGAAATGGGTTTCAAATATGTTGAATCCGGACCTTTGGTTCGTTCATCTTACCATGCTGAAAAGCATTTGTTCGATATGCAATAA